Sequence from the Phragmites australis chromosome 11, lpPhrAust1.1, whole genome shotgun sequence genome:
TATTGCCTAGGAAAACAAGCTATTTCTTCACTTGGTTTCTCGGATTAGCCTTTTGGATTTGGAGATCTGTTAAAAATAACCTTGCCAAAGCAAAAATGGAAATAAAAATGGGCATATATTTCCATTTCTCAAGTCTTccacgagcactctctctcgtaAACTACCTCTTAAGGTCGAAGATATCCAAAATCATACTAAATATAGTAGGCAGAACCAACCATTAGCCTTGTCTCTTACTGTGATTCCATTCCCAGCACCAAGCCAAGTTAACTCGAAAGCAAGTAAAGAATTAGCTCaagtaaataaaaatagaaagaatcaaaagaaaaagagcaGCAAAGCTAGAATGAACCTTGTTTAATAGTATACCTTCTTCGATCTCACGACCTAGATAGCAGTAGGCAAGTAGTGACTCATACCACATTCTCTAACCTCTGAGTGAACTTTTCAGGGCTATGACGAGGCAAGAAGGGTGTTTGACCGGTGGCTATACAGATTGACGTCCGATAAACCCAGAGAGCCTCAAGAAGGCGATCTGGCCAGTCTCCTCTGACTCAAAAGTGTTTGTAGCTATGGCATGGGTCTGGTCTGAAGACCAATGGGTCAAAAAAAGGGGATATCCTCTTCTTTGGCTACACCAACTAATGTAGTAGATTGCGTTCCCAGATGGCACTTTCTACATTTCGTCGGTACTGGTAACAACAGATCTTGACCTcgttctttttcttgttatttgACTTCTTGGAATGGAATCCTTCTCATGGTAGTCACACAAGCGAAGGAGAAGAGGATGGGTCCCGAGGGAACTCTTTTTCTTCTATTCTAAGTTTTGATTGCACGAGCAGCATAACAACATAACAATTTTGTGGCGAGAGAGATGCCTCACGAACCGGGCTTTGGAGATGAGGCCTTTTGGCGAAGCCAAGTCAATTTTGGGCCACCAAACCTTGTAATTGAGGAAAAGGCCCTATGAAGTAAAAGGAAGCAAGTACGTTTTCACACTCCCTACCCTCCAAAGGTATCTAGAGGACGGGCTAGACGCAGCAGAGCGATGCCCAAGGAGCGGATTCCCCACGAGCAGGGGGGCAGGAGACGGCCATCTCGAGGCACATCACAATCTACAGGCAACACCAGCGAGACCCAAGAAGGTAACTCGATTGGGAGTCGGTGGATCCATAGTACCTGAAGCCTCCCGAACTTCATATTCatcattttttaaaagaaaggGTAAGGGATCTCTTTtctgcaaaggaaaaaaaaatccactccGCTGATTTGACTTGGCACAACCTAACGATACATTAAATACCAATGATCTCTACTCATTTAATGGACTACAGTTAGCTTTATGGTGCCTACTGATACAATACTCCTACAAAAAATTGACTATATAAAGAGCTAGTGTCAATAAAAAAGCTAATGACAGAGAAGAGTCAATCTCCTTTACTCCTTCTGACACCTCAAGATCAGAAAATCCCTTCATCTAGGCGGACGCCCATGCCTACTCAGGGAGCTACTTCTACCACGACTGACATATTATCTCCACAAAGACCAACGACCCATCCCGAAGAGAAGTTGACTGACGAGGATGTCTCGAGAAGAAATTCAAGAATTGGCAGCCTCCCAAATCAAACATACATTGACAGGGGTTGCCaacaaaaagagagaaaagaggcCCTAGTGAATTTGGTATGGTACCGTACCCCAAGGAAGGGGAATACTATACTATGCCAAAATGCAAAATGTTGAATGGGGTAGGGAACCTTGAACAACACCTCGCTCTTTTCAAAGCTACATGCGGGAATACTGGGGGCAATGAAGCCCTTCTTATCTTATTCTATACTAAATAAACAATCTAATTCTAGGAAGAGTTTTGAATACTTTAACTTAAAGGAAGGGCGGTTAAAACAAAGCAGGGGATGACACTTTCAATGCGGGAAATCCGTTCCGAGTTAGAGTGTGAAACTTATTGTTGTAGCCGTTTTATTCGCTGCTTGCTACTTTCTAAAATGGAAGATGGGATGAATAGATTGAATTGATAGTCTAGTTCAATCTATAGTCTAGATTACATTCCCTCGATCCACTCTCATTTAAATGATGGGATTGGGCCATACCAACCTTCACTTAGTCTTTATATAAGATTGCTTCATATCTTCAAGGATTGGGTGGAGGTGGCgtaaaaaggaaggaaaaaggAATTTAAAATCCGTCCCTTCCCACAGAATCATCGGGCTTGACTTTCCTTACTTTCCCAACCCCGCTACtgtaaaaaaaactcttttgTTTTGAGACTAGCTAGTCGCTATGTTTTGCGGGAAAACTCTTCTCTCTCTGGTCTCACTTCGAGTCCTTCTAGAAGTAAATAAAGGAAATGCTTATTCAACTACAGCATTGTCGGACAACCGACCGGATAACTTTCTTGCCTAGTAAAATCTTTCTACATAAACTGCACCGGATTTTCGCTTTTTCCAGATGAAGAGTGCACAATTGAGGGAGCTCTgactttctttccttttccaaTGAAAGATTCTACGAGAAAGCACCTTCTGGCGCCTCGCTCACACCAATGCGCGACTAAAGCCATACTTTTATTGTTATGAAAAATCCAGATGGGTTTTATCTCCCGTGAACTAATAGGAAGTACAATCAAGAAGGCAAGACAGCCAATGCTATCCTCTAGAAAAAGCTATGCCACCCACTGCTCATAGTAAGGAGTAGGAATCTTCAACCCAGAAGGGTGTGCAAGAGGTATTTGATGGCTATGGAAGCCCCAGTCACTACACTAGAATATTCAATGACAATGCAAGCAAGAAATCACTAACAGATGAATGGGAGATTTTCTCTGCTATATAACGAACGAAAATATGAATGTTAGGAGGTACAAACCTCCTATAATAACCCCTACAACCCTTCAACCCTCAGAGTTCTCTGACATTGGCTGGTTCTGTCATGCCCTCTACCTTGTTTGTATCAATAGATACCCCAATttcataaataatatatttcctttattcAATTCACTATGTAATGAAGTTGATAAGCTCACGCAACCCATTCTAAATATTAGAGTAGGGAGTACCAAATTGCCACTAGTACTAGTACAACTATCTATGAGAAAAGGAAACAATCAAACGGCCTACACCTATTCCATTGGTTAACTATTCCGATTCTATTCTGGAATCGTAGTGAGATTATCTTGCCTCTGAGCACCGAGCAAATAGCTAGCCAGCTTCTCCAACAATTAATgctctacaactttgtaatttcCCTAGCTTACCACAAGATAGAGTTTGAGCCTTATTGGATCTGTTATCTTTTCTTTGGCAACACTCAAATCTATCCATGGTTTCCTCCAATTTACCAGTTTGCTGGAGCTTATTAAACTCTTTCACCACATCTCTCTAACTACTTTTTTCCAATCGATTAAGTAACACCCACTGCTCATAGTAAGGAGTAGGAATCTTCAACCCAGAAGGGTGTGTAGGAGGTATCTAACGACTATGGAAGCCCCAGTCACTACACTAGAATATTCAATGACAATGCAAGCAAGAAATCACTAACAGATGAATGGGAGATTTTCTCTGCTATATAACGAACGAAAATACGAATGTTAGGAGGTACAAACCTCCTATAATAACCTCTGCAGCCCTTCAACCCTCAGAGTTCTCTGACATTGGCTGGTTCTGGTCAAGCTGTCATGCCCTCTACCTTGTTTGTATCAATAGATACCCCAATttcataaataatatatttcctttattcAATTCACTATATAATGAAGTTGATAAGCTCACGCAACCTATTCTAAATATTAGAGTAGGGAGTACCAAATTGCCACTAGTACTAGTACAACTATCTATGAGAAAAGGAAACAGTCAAATCGCCTACACCTATTCCATTGGTTAACTATTCCGGTTCTATTCTGGAATCGTAGTGAGATTATCTTGCCTCTGAGCACCGAGCAAATAGCTAACCAGCTTCTCCAACAATTAATgctctacaactttgtaatttcCCTAGCTTACCACAAGATAGAGTTTTAGCTTTATTGGATATGTTATCTTTTCTTTGGCAATATTCAAATCTATCCATGGTTTCCTCCAATTTACCAGTCTGCTGGAGCTTATTAAACTCTTTCACCACATCTCTCTAACTACTTTTTTCCAATCGATTAAGTAAGCACCCCTGAATTCCAACTAGGTTGCTCAAACGTCAATCTAAAACCACTGTACTATTCACTAGCTCGGTTCTAGTCtttgtttgaatttgaatcgAGGTAGGTAAAAGAATCCTTACTCAAAACGAGTCCATGATAAAAGGTCTCAGTGATCTTTAAATGATTTTCCCCCTAGCACCGTCCTTCCAGCATAGCTTAGTTAGCTAGCTAGTTCGCTCATTTTGTACTAAAACCCCTCCATACATAAGTGCTCCTATTCCTAGATAGGTTCACTTGGTATAGATAGGATGTTAGCTTaacatcctctctctctctctatatatatatatatatatatatatatatatatatatatatatataatatatatatatattatatatatatatatattatatatatatatattatatactgTCAATCTAACGAGACGTGGACGATTGGCGTCCACGCTATAGTCGTCAGGTATCCAGCTGCACGTAACCCCGACCTAGCTACAACACTGCAGCTGATCATGTCAGCATCTACGGATCCATGCATGGAAGGTCGAATCGGCCCTCCCAAGGATCCCACTCTGCTGCTCCACCGCATGGCTAACCGACAACGATCGATCACCGTCTCTTTCTCATATGCACCACACGCATGCAGTTTCTGGTTCATCTCAACCAGCCTGTTGCATTGGCTCTCTCATCACTGTACTCTGTAGCCGTGCTGTCTGCTCCAACATTGAAGAGCCCAACTAATGGGCGAGCACGTACAGTGTACGTCCTGCATCTGCCAGAGTTCGCTGGATCAATTCGATCTCCCACCGTGCCGCTGTCCTTGGGTGCCGGGCGGCTTCTTCCTCGGAGCACTGATTGGCTGGTCGCTGCCTCGGTTGTTCATGCCATTTATGCGCGAGCGGCGACATCAGGGGAGGCGTGCAGGCTAAGGCATCGAGCGTACGAACGTCTGCAGCGCGGCCGTCCGGCCCAGCCGGAGCAGTTAGCATGAGCCATCATGTTCTAGCTGCTGTCTGCTGGAGTGTGCTAAAGCTTGCTCTGGCGCTATGTATGCACAGATGCTGTTGCTGTAGAGTGTAGTAGACTAGCAGTGCAGAAGCTGGCTCTGTGTCTGTCGCATTCGCACGTAGGGGAGCATCAAATGTGATGCGAAAGGCAGTGATACAGCAACAGTCAGCTAGCTAAGTACGTTAGCCAAACCATGATGACCGTAGAGCAATCTGTTCATGATAAGAGCCTGCGCCCTCCAAGCGATGGCATGAGCAGTTCCGCGTCAGGACAGAACCGTTCAAAGCATAGGCCTCATGCGCTCGCctgcgtttttttttttgttcatgaGATTTCTGGTGTCAATTTCTGTTCCACCTTATTTTGTCAACATTTGTAATCCACATTAACTACGGCGTACTTAGACAGAGGTTGTATTATTATTCAAATCATATGAACTAAATCTTAAAATTCTCATGACAACCCCGATTATCCGATGatgcaaaaaaattgtattcaataaaattattttttggacGATTGACAAAAATAGAATTAAGATACCTTTGTAAATTATACTAATAAATTTGAAGAGTGATTCCAGAATTCAGAAATTTTCGAACGAGCATAAAGGAACCCTTGCTGCAACAGTCGCCGTAAATGGTTGAAACAATGGCAGGCCCACACAGGCTGAACAGTCCAAGGGCCCACCTCTTCTCCATCAGGCCCAATAGTCCACACTACTCTGCATGTGGTCGCGGCAACGGATCGGACTCTCGACCGGGCCCACGACTGACCTGACCCCTGGACCACATTGCGCCGGTTGGatcacaattttttatttttaaataaaagattgcaaatatatatgtccatttaaaaaattataaatctagacTACTGTTGCCCTATCGTTTGTAAGAGGctacatgtttaaaaataaaaaacttgctttccaataatttcaaaattcaaaacactatagaaagtcatgaatttttttgaaaaaattatgtggcatagaggatgctatcatctactttgcaaaaaaaaattggaaaaaaaaatgatttgtacaatgagaaacaaaaaattcaaattcttattctgaaaaaaaattatgtggtgTAGAGTCAttgtctttttttgtttctcattgcaTAAGTGTTTttttagttgaaattttttagaactTGATGATAGTGTCACCTACACCATATAacattttagaatttttcataattatttcaataattttttaattttaaaaacattggaacatattattttttatttttaaacatgtcatCTGTTGAAACACAGTCGCGGCACAGTACGGCAGATCCTGACTTGCGCCGGTTCCTTGCACGGAAGAGGGTGGCCATGGCGTGCCTAGAATACTAGATCCAGTCCATCTAGATcaaaatttgcaacatattgctCCTGACGAATTTACATGAGTTGGTTAGTTCCTGCTGATGGCGAGgcagaaatatatatttgcttTTCATGTCGAGCCTTCAGCATTCCATTAGAAACGTCAGCCCACCTCACTACTTTGGAACTTAGCAAGTACTTATAAAACACTTACTATACAGTAAAGGAAGGAGCCAATAATCTGCATCAATCAGGAAGCTCCAGAATCTGCACGGAGCAAGAAAACTCTTGAGCTCGAGGAAGCAACTCGACCACCCGTCGCTCCGTATGTCCGAAACCGCACTGGTGCACAGCCGGGTCAAAGCGCCCGGCGGTCGTTGGTTTGCCCGAATTGCGCAGCGATCGGATGGTCCAGGACTGGCCGACGTCGCGCGCGCCCATGTGCGGCGTGGCTTTCCGTTGCCACCGGTCGCTCACCCGGAGTTAATAACCCGCGCTGATCTTTCCACCACCCGGGACCCCGTAGCACCTTAGCCATCGATCGGTACGCCGAGACCGAGGCGCGGTCCGATCGATCTCAACCGGGGACAAGGCGCGCGCCGGCCGCACCATACCCCCACGTCGGGTAAGGAAAACCCTGCGGCGTGCACACGGCTGATCACGAGCCGCAGGGTCGCGGTGCCGTGCCGCGCGGCGGTAGGACGCGCCGTGCCGGGTTGGGGCACGCACGGCTATTGATtggccgcccgcgcccgcggcTGGCGCGCGCAGCGGTACTGTACTGCTGCGTCGTTGTGTGGACGGGTCCAGCTTGTTGGCACTGTTCGTTCGGTCGGGGGCCGCGTGGCGGACGTCGCTCGCTCGCTCGAGCGCACGGGGTCTGCAGGTCCGTTCGTGGCGGGGGCAGGTTCTCGTGTGAGCGTACGCGTACTTGGCATCCATTTCAGTGCCCCGTTTGTGTTTGTTTGATGGGTGGGTCAGGCTGTACTGTGCAGGTTGGTTTGGCATGTCCTCTGAGTGAGGCCCCGTTGCTTAGTGGGTGGGTGGACCTGGCCGGCCATGCATCATCGGCCAGCATCGCATGATTGATCGTTCCTGACTAACTGGTTGTAGGATATAGGATATAGATCAACACGTATTCATGCTCAATTCACGAACCTGAGGTGTCATTTGGAAGTGGCAGGGCAGCCGGCAGCGATTTGGCGATATATATCTAGCTATAGGTCTAGCTCGAATTGAAATGAGGAGCCAGTTACTGACATCGAGCAGGAGCGGTGCTCAGATCGAGCACACATATCTGTAGGGGTGTGACCGATCCAATGGGCGACGCAGACTGCTAAAATTAAAAGCGTTGCGCCCCAATGCGTAATCGTGTGGGGGTGCATCATATGCATACATCACTGATCACACTACATGTTGGTACACCGTACACCCCCGATCGAATGAGCGCGACCCAACCGATAACAGAACGAAAAGGCCGATAAACGTAGGCGATCACGAGGCATCTACTTCTCGAACTCCCGAGTCCCGGGGCTTCACGAGGAACGCCACCACGTAAGCATCCCGGACCACGCGACGACTGCCTACCTGGCCGCCGGTCGAGCGCATGCCGACGACCATGCCTACCATGCACCACGCGCGTGCCCATCCCATGGCCCTGCATGCTACGGTTTCGGAGAACGAAGTAGTAGTACCTCATATGCGCAACACCAAATCACCAATCATGCACACACGTACGCACACAGCGCTCGTATTAATATGCATACATGTATCTTGGCAGTATCGGGATATGTATCTAGCTAGCTTGGGCGAAACATGGTTGTTGTAtagtcacaactcacaagccATTGTGGCAGTGCATATATTTTCGTTGTACAGTTTTGCTTCCTCCAATGTCGCGAGATATTAAAACCTTGTGATCGTGACCTGATGCCGATCTTAGCGCTAATTAAAATCTCCAGCTCAGGCTCTCTCTTTtaacttgaattttttttctacatTCCCATCAATGGATGGCACTGTGCATGGCTGTTATGGCGCCATTACGCGATATCGGCATCTCTGTAGCTGCCGAAGGACCGCAAAAGCCACACTCGCAGCTTGGACAGACACATCCGAGTGTGATTAGCACAGACTCGCATGCACATGCACCAGTGCACCACCACCAACAACATAGAATGAAAACCGCTCGCCCTCCGATCCCCCACATATATATACCCGCCCATCCACTGATCTCCCCTGCAAATGAAGCTCTCGCCACATCTTGTGAGCTCGATAATCCTCTCAAGATGTTGTCTTCTCACTGTGATAGCATGCTGCAATACGCGGCCGGGCGGCGGGCGCTGCTGCTCGACCACCGGCGGTACCGGCCGAACGTCGAGGTGGCGCCCAACTGCCCGCGCTGCGACTCGCCCAACACCAAGTTCTGCTACTACAACAACTACAGCCTCAACCAGCCCCGGTACTTCTGCAAGGGCTGCCGCCGCTACTGGACCAAAGGCGGCTCCCTCCGGAACGTGCCCGTCGGCGGCGGATGCCGGAAGAACCGGCGGGGCAAGTCGGTACGGTCCATGGCCGTCGACACGGTCGCGGCCGATGGTGGCGCCGCGTTCTCGCACCGGTTCCCCGGCACGCTGCGGCCGGACCTGCTCCTGGAAGGCATGGTCGGCAGCCCGGCCGACTTGATGAGCCAGCAGATGGGCGCCGACAAGCCGGCCGTGGGCGCCGAGGGGTCGACGATCGACCTGGCATTGCTGTACGCCAAGTTCTTGAACCATCAGCAGCGCGCCGTCGTGCCGGAATCCGTCGACACCTCCAGTGGGTCAAGTGACATGAGCCCTAACGCCCCGCCGCCTGACCAGCCCTTCACGAGCCAAGACGGGTTCGGCGAGCTGACCGCACCGGCGAGCGCAGAGCCTGGGGCAACAGCGCTGCAGTGCCCCGACGCGCGCGCGGAGGCGTTTGGGGAGTTCAGCTTCAGCGTGGATCAGAGGTACTACGACTCGCTGGGGTTGCCAACGGACGGTGGCGACTTGATCTTGCCGTCGACGTGGGGTCAGGAGGCCAAGTACGAGCCGTTCGACTCGCTGCCCGAGGACGCCATGGGCCTCCACGACGGCGTCACCGGCGGTGACGATGTGTGGAGCAATTCGTTGGGCTGCCAAGGACTGGAAGCAGCTCTCTGCAGGCCTTGATTTTTTAACTCCTCTGTTAATTGGTATCCCTCCCGTAATTGCTTAtgcactctttttttcttctgcttTTGATCGTGTTCAGGAGTAATTTGTATAAATGATACTTGTCGAGACAGCGCGGCATCATGCATATGAAGGGATCAAGGGGTATACATGTGAGATAGAAATATTGTAATAAAATTCGATACTTAGTTGGTACTACGGACACTCCTAATATTTTGTTTCTTACATGATATATAAGAGGAGAAAGAATAAGAAATTAATGTTAAGGAATAAGCTTGcaatgtatgtgtatgtatctTGCTAGTTTCTTGAGATGTTCCAAAGCAATTTATTATCTCATAATCATCTAGGATTGTTCAAAGAGCTAGTTTCTTCTATAAAAAACAAGCTCATTCTCTCTCATCTTTAAATTACTTGTCATATCATCCTTTTGTTTATGCAAACACCTAATTAATATCTAACAATATCTCCAAGTGACACCACATTCTGTTCCCTATTGGCAAATTTAGAGATTTTTGACTAAAAAACACCCTCCAACAGCTCCTAAATAGGATCCCTATTTTTACCATTCCCCTAAACAGACCCCTATCCTAGCTACATCTACCGAGCGAGCTTCATTCCCAATCTATCCACCCCATCAGGTTCCAAGGCAGGGACTCTCCTTCCCGCGCCAACCGGGCACCCAAGTGACGTGCTCTACCGGCTGCCACCACCCCGCCCTCCCGTTGTGCACCATCGATGCCCACGATCGCAATGACCCCCGCCTAGCCCACGACTTCATCGGATGTGGCGACCTCCACCGGCcgttcccctcctcctccttcccgcACTCCTTTCCGCTCTAAGGTTGACTCTGTCGCTCCAAGGTCATGCTATGTCAGCCACCACCAACCTGCCCTCCCGACGCGCACCGTCGCCACCCCTGACCGTGACGAGCCCCACCTGGCCCACGGCCGACTTCATCGGAGGTGGCGACCTCCACCGGccacacctcctcctcctcctcccactccAAGTACCCATTAGAAGAAGGTAAAATCAAATAGACAAAAAGGTTGTCTTGAATCTAGATTGTGTACTAGAAATATCCTAATGCACTCTAGAATTTTAGTAAAGCTAGTATCCAGTTGAAATGCCTTGTGAACACAGGGTTGTAGCCAGCAACATGGTCAGGGAGAAAGATAGAAATACCAATCACATTGTACATTAGCCTGAGTTATGCGTGCTGTGACATCCTTTATACTTTGATATGTGTAATTGCTCAGGGGATATGCATGGAAAAGGACACTTCCAAGTTGGTTCAACTGGATGTTACAATGATTTTTAGACATTATAGTTAAGCATATCTCTTTCAGGTACCTATTATACAAACAAATGACTACTTTACTATTAGCTTAGCATTTGCTGTTATAAATGAAATTTATGTGTCCATGTCTGCTTTGACATTGTATCTGTTTCTATCATGTGAAAATATATACCTAACTGCATAGTAGTCTGACATAGTATTCTAAAACAATTGACacttttataaatttaataGGGACTATGGACGAAAATGGATATTATACTATCTTGATGAATAAGGGGAGCAATGAACTGGCTTGGGATGGACTGAGTAGCCCACCTGAGGAGCAAGTAACACCACTTGTGGAAGTTATTCCCACCGTGAGACTAAAccaaaaaagatcaaaaaaaTTTAGTGAGAAGGAAGATGAAATATTGGTGTCGACATGGCTGAATATTAGTATGGATGCAGTCTAGAACACCGATCAAATTTGTTCTACATATTGGAAGAGAATTTATGATTATTTTCACTCCAACAAGAAATTCAGCTCAGATCGCATCCAAACATTCCTCATGCACCGTTAGTTTGCTATTCAAGAAAATGTCAACAAGTTTGTCAGATGTCTAAGCCAAATTGAGAGTAGAAAGCAAAGCGGAGTGTCTTACCAAGACAAGTTATTGATAAGTTTCACTATAATTTTGTTGTCAATATATCTACATGAATTGATGCTAAACGTACTGACTTTTTTTTACTTGTATAGCTGATGCAGGTATGCACTTTGTTCAAGTTGGAAGATAAGAACAATAAATCATTTCAATTCATGCATTGCTGGAACTTCTTACGAACACATCCAAAGTGGATTGATAAGCAGACTCAAAAGCCATCTCACAAAAAATAAAAGACATCTGACACTTCAAGTCTGACTACATCTACTCCTATTAGCCATGATGAGAGTAAACTGCAACTCCAGAGTATTCTATATCGAAGAAACCAATATGTAAGAAGAGGGACAAAGAAAAATAACATCAAGGTGGAGATCTTGTGTACATAGAGGCGCTAGATAATTTGTAGGCTAAGAAGAAAGAGGTTGATGCAGAGAAAGGGCTCAAGAAAGATGAGAAatacaaataagcatatgcactggaacaagagaggattTGCACTTGAGACAAAAAATCTAGAGTTAAAGAGCAAAAAGTTTGAGTTCAAGAGAATGTTGGAAGAAGAGAGAATTATAACGATAGACATTAGTGGTATGTCTAGCCCGCAACAACAATACTACATGAGTTTTAGGATGAGATCATGACTCGACGATTGAATAGTTCGGGTTGATAGCTACTAGATGAACTATTTTTTACTGCAATCTACATGTTATTATCCTACTTGTCTGTAATTTATTATGAAACTATTAAGTATCTACTTGTGTGTAATTTTATTATGAAACTATTAAGTAGCTACTTGTGTGGAGTTTTATTATCAAATTGTTTGGCAgcttttttaatatttgttacTGCAATCTATATGTTTTGTATCAATGGTTAGGATGTATGGATCATCTGGATGTTCACTGATGTTGCTAGTGAACTGCTATGCTATCCAACACCACTGAGAGAACGAGCAGGCTGTGCCCTTGATAGAGAATATATGTACTCAGTTGCTGCCTgaatagaaatataaaaatgaaagatATGCCAATGTCTTAGCAACGAAATGACAATAAGAAAATGATTACTACTTCAATGATAAAAAATGGACATAAAGCCATATAAAACTTGCActgtaaaaatataattatcatTAATACTGGTCTCTATGATGTTGCCACAGGTGCTCCACTAGGTCAGCTTAAATCTATGAGTGAATTTCATTGTCTCTATTTTTTGTGGGCTTCAATGAACTCATGAAGTTGCGTACATTTATGGGAAATTATCACAGTTTCTCCCACCCCATCAAAATTGAAGTCATTTTCTTCATCTTACTCATCTTCAATGATCATGTTATGCATGATTGCACAGGCTCTCATAATTTGTCTGAGTGTTTCTTGATCCTAAAATCGCAATGGTCCTCGAACAATGGCAAAACAAACTTGTAGA
This genomic interval carries:
- the LOC133885331 gene encoding dof zinc finger protein 4-like, producing the protein MAPLRDIGISVAAEGPQKPHSQLGQTHPSVISTDSHAHAPVHHHQQHRMKTARPPIPHIYIPAHPLISPANEALATSCELDNPLKMLSSHCDSMLQYAAGRRALLLDHRRYRPNVEVAPNCPRCDSPNTKFCYYNNYSLNQPRYFCKGCRRYWTKGGSLRNVPVGGGCRKNRRGKSVRSMAVDTVAADGGAAFSHRFPGTLRPDLLLEGMVGSPADLMSQQMGADKPAVGAEGSTIDLALLYAKFLNHQQRAVVPESVDTSSGSSDMSPNAPPPDQPFTSQDGFGELTAPASAEPGATALQCPDARAEAFGEFSFSVDQRYYDSLGLPTDGGDLILPSTWGQEAKYEPFDSLPEDAMGLHDGVTGGDDVWSNSLGCQGLEAALCRP